From the genome of Nakamurella flavida, one region includes:
- a CDS encoding DUF4438 family protein, which yields MSVPRTVGVNLAGFIESPEFGGTPYRIGADGRPYVPVGDGGIVLGVQLGDGVFDHVGDHLAPGVTLMHPDQGARHALTSFSCAGNEVVVRGGAAAGAVGRVLGKRGEAGRVIVVFPSGVLTRLAPGDPVMVRSHGQGSVVPSGAAAGGVVMVNADPALLERVGIEFGDQVGVPVRGVVDSRVVGNGMGRPVEQWDVDLTLTAATADRWGMAGLRLGDLVAVENLDVRHNIGFRRGWITVGVVVHGGSPQPGHGPGLMPVLCGPADAFDLRRQPDSHRGVTVDRLEF from the coding sequence ATGAGCGTGCCGAGAACGGTCGGGGTCAACCTGGCCGGTTTCATCGAGAGTCCCGAGTTCGGGGGCACGCCCTACCGGATCGGCGCCGACGGCCGGCCGTACGTGCCGGTCGGGGACGGCGGGATCGTGCTCGGCGTCCAGCTGGGGGACGGCGTCTTCGACCACGTCGGCGACCACCTCGCTCCCGGCGTCACGCTGATGCACCCGGATCAGGGTGCCCGGCACGCGTTGACCTCGTTCTCCTGCGCGGGCAACGAGGTCGTCGTGCGCGGCGGGGCCGCAGCCGGCGCCGTGGGTCGGGTCCTGGGCAAGCGGGGCGAGGCGGGTCGCGTCATCGTCGTCTTCCCGTCCGGCGTGCTGACCCGGCTCGCTCCGGGCGACCCGGTGATGGTGCGCTCGCACGGGCAGGGCAGCGTCGTGCCGTCCGGTGCCGCCGCCGGCGGCGTGGTGATGGTCAACGCCGATCCGGCCCTGCTCGAACGGGTCGGGATCGAGTTCGGCGACCAGGTGGGCGTCCCGGTCCGCGGAGTCGTCGACTCCCGGGTGGTGGGAAACGGCATGGGGCGGCCCGTCGAGCAGTGGGACGTCGACCTGACCCTGACCGCCGCCACGGCGGACCGGTGGGGGATGGCCGGGCTGCGCCTGGGTGACCTCGTCGCGGTGGAGAACCTGGACGTCCGGCACAACATCGGCTTCCGGCGCGGATGGATCACCGTCGGCGTCGTGGTGCACGGCGGAAGTCCCCAGCCCGGGCACGGGCCGGGCCTCATGCCGGTGCTCTGCGGACCGGCCGATGCGTTCGACCTGCGCAGACAGCCCGACTCACACCGTGGGGTGACGGTCGATCGCCTAGAGTTTTGA
- a CDS encoding TldD/PmbA family protein, giving the protein MSTFAPPLDPARALEVAQRAVRDCPADAVEVTVLGRAGEYTRFAGDRIHQPQDITELTVSVKAIVNGHAARAATTSLDRVAETARAAADLARGRAAAAGAPGHATVGTPGPLPELSLWHEDTAAFDAGARVALAGRAMRGGAEVGGVAAGMIGRALTQIAVATSSGTAVHAEATEASGSLTVSVDGGTAHWVDLHRSSDALRAGDAIDAAVRRALAGRGRMPMPDGEFTVVLGPQAAGELLGFLPDVGFSGELAAAGVGVCTDPGARRASELITVGDDALAPVGLPIPFDFEGTPKQRVPFLQTGVVGRPVTDLATAAALGETVNGGRSTGHAHIAREEVPSPVAANIVMPAGPTPEADLIAGVERGVYVERFWYTRLVDRQASTITGVSRDACFLIEDGELAAPVDTGRFTQSVLGFLGSVDGVGDQVRSQPVMNVWNGSVSAPALRGSGFRFGNRPLPDGQDS; this is encoded by the coding sequence ATGTCCACCTTCGCACCCCCGCTCGACCCGGCGCGGGCCCTGGAGGTCGCGCAGCGGGCCGTCCGCGACTGCCCGGCGGACGCCGTCGAGGTCACCGTGCTCGGCCGGGCCGGGGAGTACACCCGGTTCGCCGGTGACCGCATCCACCAGCCGCAGGACATCACCGAGCTGACGGTCAGCGTCAAGGCCATCGTGAACGGGCACGCCGCCCGGGCCGCGACGACCAGCCTGGACCGGGTGGCCGAGACCGCGCGCGCCGCGGCTGATCTCGCCCGCGGACGGGCTGCCGCGGCCGGTGCGCCCGGCCATGCCACCGTCGGGACGCCGGGGCCGCTGCCCGAGCTGTCGCTGTGGCACGAGGACACCGCCGCGTTCGACGCGGGCGCCCGGGTCGCGCTGGCCGGCCGGGCGATGCGCGGCGGGGCAGAGGTGGGCGGGGTCGCCGCCGGCATGATCGGCCGCGCGCTCACCCAGATCGCCGTGGCCACCAGCAGCGGGACCGCCGTGCACGCGGAGGCCACCGAGGCCTCCGGCTCGCTCACCGTCAGCGTCGACGGGGGCACCGCGCACTGGGTCGACCTGCACCGGTCTTCCGATGCCCTGCGCGCCGGGGACGCCATCGACGCCGCCGTGCGCCGGGCCCTTGCCGGTCGCGGCCGGATGCCGATGCCGGACGGCGAGTTCACCGTGGTGCTCGGCCCGCAGGCGGCGGGTGAGCTGCTGGGCTTCCTGCCCGACGTCGGGTTCTCCGGTGAGCTGGCCGCCGCCGGGGTCGGCGTCTGCACCGACCCCGGAGCCCGGCGGGCGAGCGAGCTGATCACCGTCGGGGACGACGCACTCGCCCCCGTCGGCCTGCCCATCCCGTTCGACTTCGAGGGCACACCCAAGCAGCGGGTGCCGTTCCTGCAGACCGGGGTGGTGGGCCGACCGGTCACCGACCTGGCCACCGCCGCCGCCCTGGGGGAGACCGTCAACGGCGGCCGGTCCACCGGGCACGCCCACATCGCCCGCGAGGAGGTGCCCTCGCCGGTGGCCGCGAACATCGTCATGCCGGCCGGCCCCACCCCCGAGGCCGACCTGATCGCCGGGGTGGAGCGCGGCGTCTACGTGGAACGCTTCTGGTACACCCGGCTGGTCGACCGCCAGGCCTCGACGATCACCGGCGTCAGCCGGGACGCCTGCTTCCTCATCGAGGACGGCGAGCTCGCCGCACCGGTGGACACCGGTCGGTTCACCCAGTCGGTCCTGGGGTTCCTGGGGTCGGTGGACGGGGTGGGCGATCAGGTCCGCTCGCAGCCGGTGATGAACGTCTGGAACGGGTCGGTCAGCGCTCCGGCATTGCGCGGCAGCGGTTTCCGGTTCGGCAACCGGCCGCTGCCCGACGGGCAGGACTCCTGA
- a CDS encoding DUF4438 family protein, protein MAVRTNADRLVTQVLAGEVWPALADRHGYRVDADGTPFLLPGMGGVTLGVHPGDEATGWAGDHVEPGLSVRHAEPGANMALQFLSCVGNLVTVRSGPAAGATGRVIGQHAYVLVDMAEDVLREVCTGDPVLVTARGQGLQLLDHPDVVAKNLDPGLLDGLPISTGSDGRLQISVAARVPASAVGAGAGMLSEFANTDLMGAYAGQGDDLSLGLEGLRIGDLVLLEDQDHRYGRGFAEGFSTFGVISTGHCRLFGHGPGPSTLLSGPADAFTVLDDPSANLASALAGMGAA, encoded by the coding sequence ATGGCCGTCCGCACCAACGCCGACCGCCTGGTCACGCAAGTGCTCGCCGGTGAGGTCTGGCCGGCCCTGGCCGACCGGCACGGCTACCGCGTGGACGCCGACGGCACCCCGTTCCTGCTGCCCGGCATGGGCGGGGTGACCCTCGGCGTGCACCCCGGTGACGAGGCCACCGGCTGGGCCGGCGACCACGTCGAACCGGGCCTGTCCGTCCGGCACGCCGAGCCGGGCGCCAACATGGCGCTGCAGTTCCTCTCGTGCGTCGGCAATCTCGTCACCGTCCGCTCGGGCCCCGCGGCCGGGGCGACCGGCCGGGTCATCGGGCAGCACGCCTACGTGCTGGTGGACATGGCCGAGGACGTGCTGCGCGAGGTGTGCACGGGGGACCCGGTTCTCGTCACCGCACGTGGCCAGGGCCTGCAGCTGCTCGACCACCCGGACGTCGTCGCCAAGAACCTCGACCCCGGTCTGCTCGACGGCCTCCCGATCAGCACCGGATCCGACGGGCGGTTGCAGATCTCGGTCGCCGCCCGGGTCCCTGCGTCCGCGGTGGGCGCCGGGGCCGGGATGCTCTCCGAGTTCGCGAACACCGACCTGATGGGCGCCTACGCCGGCCAGGGCGACGACCTCAGCCTGGGGCTGGAGGGGCTGCGCATCGGCGATCTGGTCCTCCTCGAGGACCAGGACCACCGGTACGGGCGAGGTTTCGCCGAGGGGTTCTCCACGTTCGGCGTCATCAGCACCGGGCACTGCCGGCTCTTCGGGCACGGCCCCGGCCCGTCCACCCTGCTGTCCGGGCCGGCCGACGCCTTCACCGTGCTCGACGACCCGTCGGCCAACCTCGCGTCCGCCCTGGCCGGGATGGGCGCAGCATGA
- a CDS encoding SDR family oxidoreductase, translating to MQVFVTGASGWIGSAVVDELLATGHQVTGLVRSDSAAAALAAQGARVRRGDLDDLAGLRAGAESADAVIHLANKHDFANPAVSNAAERAAVQTFSDALVGSDRPFLLAAGAAGLASGRPATERDVSPFHGPDSPRGGAENLALEFVDRGVRAVSVRFAPTVHGMDDHGFIAAITAAARQKGISGYPGEGTNSWAAVHRSDAARLVALALTGAPAGSIVHAMAEPAISTRDIATAIGAAWGLPVGPIAADEVADHFGWIGSFFGLEMSATSVATRELLGWTPTGPTLLDDIAAGAYGRAA from the coding sequence ATGCAGGTCTTCGTCACCGGTGCGTCGGGATGGATCGGGTCGGCCGTGGTCGACGAGTTGCTCGCCACCGGCCATCAGGTCACCGGGCTGGTCCGATCCGATTCCGCAGCAGCGGCTCTCGCCGCCCAGGGCGCCCGCGTGCGCCGTGGCGACCTCGACGACCTGGCCGGTCTGCGCGCCGGGGCCGAATCCGCCGACGCCGTGATCCACTTGGCCAACAAGCACGACTTCGCCAACCCCGCGGTGTCGAACGCGGCGGAACGCGCGGCGGTGCAGACCTTCTCCGACGCCCTCGTCGGCAGCGACCGGCCCTTCCTGCTCGCCGCGGGCGCGGCCGGGCTGGCGTCGGGACGCCCGGCGACGGAACGGGATGTGTCCCCGTTCCACGGACCGGACTCCCCGCGGGGCGGCGCCGAGAACCTGGCCCTGGAGTTCGTGGACCGCGGAGTCCGCGCGGTCAGCGTCCGCTTCGCTCCCACGGTGCACGGGATGGACGACCACGGCTTCATCGCCGCCATCACCGCCGCGGCCCGGCAGAAGGGGATCTCCGGCTACCCCGGCGAGGGGACGAACAGCTGGGCCGCGGTCCATCGCAGCGACGCCGCCCGTCTGGTCGCGCTCGCTCTGACCGGGGCTCCCGCCGGGAGCATCGTCCACGCCATGGCCGAGCCGGCCATCTCCACCCGGGACATCGCCACGGCGATCGGCGCGGCCTGGGGCCTGCCCGTCGGTCCGATCGCCGCCGACGAGGTCGCCGACCACTTCGGCTGGATCGGGTCGTTCTTCGGGTTGGAGATGTCGGCGACAAGCGTGGCCACCCGCGAGCTGCTCGGCTGGACGCCGACCGGGCCGACGCTGCTGGACGACATCGCCGCCGGGGCCTACGGGCGGGCCGCCTGA
- a CDS encoding GntR family transcriptional regulator, whose product MSVSEPSGLETPTSPVAHLSLPESVHRILRRRILNNELGSGTRLVEANLALELGVSRSTVRQALVQLSQEGLVEISPRRHSVVTRMSYAEIDDACYARFVLEEGALRAVADDRLTVLADELDEVAGSMAQAAAAGDLAALVDLDTQFHGCILRESGKQRLAHLWGMLNGQMGALMRSSMEDQRIDLAEAERRHLGLAEVVRRSDRAEISAKLWEHYLRRPADPGD is encoded by the coding sequence GTGAGCGTGAGCGAGCCGAGCGGCCTGGAGACACCGACGTCCCCGGTCGCGCACCTGTCGCTGCCGGAGTCGGTGCACCGCATCCTGCGCCGACGCATCCTGAACAACGAACTCGGCTCCGGAACCCGTTTGGTCGAGGCCAATCTCGCGCTCGAGCTCGGCGTCAGCCGGTCCACCGTGCGGCAGGCATTGGTGCAGTTGTCCCAGGAGGGGCTGGTCGAGATCAGCCCGCGCCGGCACAGCGTGGTCACCCGCATGTCGTACGCGGAGATCGACGACGCCTGCTACGCCCGGTTCGTGCTGGAGGAGGGCGCCCTGCGCGCCGTCGCCGACGACCGGCTCACCGTGCTGGCCGACGAGCTCGACGAGGTGGCCGGGTCGATGGCCCAGGCCGCCGCGGCCGGGGACCTGGCCGCCCTGGTCGACCTGGACACCCAGTTCCACGGTTGCATCCTGCGGGAGTCCGGCAAGCAGCGCCTCGCCCACCTGTGGGGCATGTTGAACGGGCAGATGGGCGCGCTGATGCGCAGCTCCATGGAGGACCAGCGGATCGACCTCGCCGAGGCCGAGCGCCGCCATCTCGGGCTGGCCGAAGTGGTCCGCCGCTCCGACCGGGCCGAGATCAGCGCCAAGCTGTGGGAGCACTACCTGCGCCGACCGGCGGATCCGGGGGACTGA
- a CDS encoding SRPBCC family protein yields the protein MTDPSAASVTRSDHSIVVRVQAPVAAETVFARLTDPQWHVRLDGSGTVRGAVDPHQITAAGQKFVMEMYFEDRGHYRTENTVLEVVPGRRVAWTVARVGNPPAGVRWQWDVEPADEVDGAAGSLITHTYDWAEVTDPVILGRIPRVSAEEMEQTIARLVDASR from the coding sequence ATGACCGATCCCAGCGCTGCGTCCGTGACCCGATCCGATCACTCCATCGTCGTCCGGGTGCAGGCTCCGGTCGCGGCCGAGACGGTGTTCGCCCGGCTCACCGACCCGCAATGGCACGTCCGGCTGGACGGGTCCGGAACGGTCAGGGGGGCGGTCGACCCGCACCAGATCACCGCGGCCGGACAGAAGTTCGTGATGGAGATGTACTTCGAGGATCGTGGGCACTACCGCACCGAGAACACCGTGCTGGAGGTGGTTCCCGGGCGGCGGGTCGCGTGGACCGTCGCCCGGGTGGGCAACCCGCCGGCCGGGGTGCGGTGGCAGTGGGACGTCGAGCCGGCCGACGAGGTGGACGGCGCTGCCGGATCCCTCATCACCCACACCTACGACTGGGCGGAGGTCACCGACCCGGTGATCCTGGGCCGGATCCCCCGGGTCAGCGCCGAGGAGATGGAGCAGACCATCGCCCGGCTGGTCGACGCGAGCCGCTGA
- a CDS encoding TetR family transcriptional regulator: protein MARWEPGAVQRLQQAALELFSAQGFDRTTAAEIAAAAGLTERTFFRHFGDKREVLFMGQEDFVGAFLAGLDAAAPDAAPLDVVAACLTSAAGWFPAERRPYARLRQTVIDATPALVERERHKLAGVAVELARALRERDIPEPAATLAAESGITVFTVAFAQWTTTDDDRSLGVVCAEMLDALRSLDRPR from the coding sequence GTGGCGCGATGGGAACCCGGTGCAGTGCAACGGCTGCAACAGGCCGCCCTCGAGCTGTTCAGCGCTCAGGGTTTCGACCGGACGACGGCCGCCGAGATCGCCGCCGCCGCCGGGTTGACCGAACGGACCTTCTTCCGGCACTTCGGGGACAAGCGCGAGGTCCTGTTCATGGGGCAGGAGGACTTCGTCGGCGCCTTCCTGGCCGGGCTCGACGCGGCCGCACCGGACGCCGCCCCGCTCGATGTCGTCGCCGCCTGCCTGACGTCGGCGGCCGGCTGGTTCCCGGCCGAACGACGGCCCTACGCCCGGCTGCGCCAGACCGTCATCGACGCGACCCCTGCCCTGGTGGAGCGGGAGCGGCACAAGCTCGCCGGGGTGGCCGTCGAGCTGGCCCGGGCCCTGCGCGAGCGCGACATCCCCGAACCGGCGGCCACCCTCGCCGCCGAGTCCGGCATCACCGTCTTCACGGTGGCCTTCGCGCAGTGGACCACCACGGACGACGACCGGTCCCTGGGCGTGGTGTGCGCCGAGATGCTGGACGCTCTGCGGTCTCTCGACCGGCCGCGCTGA
- a CDS encoding Gfo/Idh/MocA family protein: MSQDTLRVAVVGAGRWAQRAHIPGWQRDPRVEVVALVDTDEAALAQAGERFGVSRLYTDYRDVLADDTIDVVDVATANTAHFEISEAALLAGKHVLCEKPVHHDYTQTQRLADLARGKGLKTKLGFTFRYAPAVQYARHLMESGFVGTPYIFNGYEQNSQWIDPQTPMRQVNPKADPAVLATSSIEGYGAPIIDIMHEWVGAELTSVVGTMRNFVPERVVAATGAMQRLNIDDGDMWVCEFANNVIGSIQSSYVTVGNFPGIEARIFGSEGAIIVRLVAEEGICQTIRTATKDQVEFVEREIPQEFFPEGGDSREDWDFLFYSALCADFATEILSGGAQNQGDFAQGALVQETINAFEASHRTRAWVDFPLQTAVAAPAEASVDGSSNGASNGVVTAGAAS, from the coding sequence ATGAGCCAGGACACGTTGCGGGTCGCCGTCGTCGGAGCCGGACGCTGGGCCCAGCGGGCCCACATCCCGGGCTGGCAGCGCGATCCCCGCGTCGAGGTCGTCGCCCTGGTCGACACCGACGAGGCGGCGCTGGCCCAGGCCGGTGAGCGTTTCGGGGTGAGCCGGCTGTACACCGACTACCGGGACGTGCTCGCCGACGACACCATCGACGTGGTCGACGTGGCCACCGCCAACACCGCGCACTTCGAGATCTCCGAGGCCGCCCTGCTGGCCGGCAAGCACGTGCTCTGCGAGAAGCCGGTGCACCACGACTACACGCAGACCCAGCGGCTGGCCGATCTGGCCAGGGGCAAGGGCCTGAAGACCAAGCTGGGCTTCACCTTCCGCTACGCCCCCGCGGTGCAGTACGCCCGCCACCTGATGGAGAGCGGCTTCGTCGGGACGCCGTACATCTTCAACGGGTACGAGCAGAACAGCCAGTGGATCGACCCGCAGACCCCGATGCGCCAGGTGAACCCGAAGGCCGACCCGGCCGTGCTGGCCACCTCGTCGATCGAGGGTTACGGCGCGCCGATCATCGACATCATGCACGAGTGGGTCGGCGCCGAGCTGACCTCCGTGGTCGGCACCATGCGCAACTTCGTGCCCGAGCGGGTGGTGGCCGCGACCGGCGCCATGCAGCGGCTGAACATCGACGACGGTGACATGTGGGTCTGCGAGTTCGCCAACAACGTCATCGGCTCGATCCAGTCCTCCTACGTGACGGTCGGGAACTTCCCCGGCATCGAGGCGCGGATCTTCGGTTCCGAGGGCGCCATCATCGTGCGGCTGGTCGCCGAGGAGGGCATCTGCCAGACGATCAGGACGGCCACCAAGGACCAGGTGGAATTCGTGGAGCGGGAGATCCCGCAGGAGTTCTTCCCCGAGGGCGGCGACTCCCGCGAGGACTGGGACTTCCTCTTCTACTCGGCGCTCTGCGCCGACTTCGCCACCGAGATCCTGTCCGGCGGGGCGCAGAACCAGGGTGACTTCGCGCAGGGCGCGCTCGTCCAGGAGACGATCAACGCCTTCGAGGCCTCCCACCGCACCCGCGCGTGGGTGGACTTCCCGCTGCAGACCGCCGTGGCCGCACCGGCCGAGGCGTCGGTCGACGGTTCCTCGAACGGTGCGTCGAACGGTGTCGTCACCGCCGGGGCCGCATCGTGA
- a CDS encoding ABC transporter permease encodes MTLPVDPSAIPDSGGDVPTAGIGRRAWRSLRHDIPALLSLVVLVLLALAALLAPLIAPHDPLATSVDGLQITGGPVGPGPGFPLGADPNGRDVLSRLLYGARVSLVIGILANGLATVVGVLVGMAAGYLGGWVETVLMRITDIIMSFPILLFCIALISVTGPSPRNVIIVIAVIYWTSLARIIRGLVLSLTQREFITAARTLGLSHLRIMFRHILPHLVPAIIVYATLGVASSILIEASLSFLGIGVPIPDPSWGQMIDQGRQYFQIAPWLLFFPGIALVLTVLAFNLAGDWLRDLLDPHSQERR; translated from the coding sequence ATGACCCTGCCCGTCGATCCCAGTGCCATTCCCGACTCCGGTGGCGACGTGCCCACCGCCGGCATCGGGCGCCGTGCCTGGCGGAGCCTGCGGCACGACATCCCCGCCCTGCTCTCGCTGGTCGTGCTGGTGCTGCTGGCCCTGGCCGCCCTGCTCGCCCCGCTCATCGCCCCGCACGACCCGCTGGCCACCTCGGTGGACGGCCTGCAGATCACCGGCGGGCCGGTCGGCCCCGGCCCGGGCTTCCCGCTCGGCGCCGACCCGAACGGGCGGGACGTGCTGTCCCGCCTGCTGTACGGGGCGCGGGTGTCGCTGGTCATCGGCATCCTGGCCAACGGCCTGGCCACCGTGGTCGGCGTCCTGGTGGGCATGGCCGCCGGCTACCTGGGCGGCTGGGTCGAGACGGTGCTCATGCGGATCACCGACATCATCATGTCGTTCCCGATCCTGCTGTTCTGCATCGCGCTGATCTCGGTCACCGGGCCGAGCCCGCGCAACGTCATCATCGTCATCGCGGTGATCTACTGGACCTCGCTGGCCCGGATCATCCGCGGGCTGGTGTTGAGCCTGACCCAGCGCGAGTTCATCACCGCAGCCAGGACTCTCGGGCTGTCCCACCTGCGGATCATGTTCCGGCACATCCTCCCGCACCTGGTGCCGGCGATCATCGTCTACGCCACCCTCGGGGTGGCCTCGTCCATCCTCATCGAGGCGTCGCTGTCGTTCCTGGGCATCGGCGTGCCGATCCCGGACCCGTCCTGGGGCCAGATGATCGACCAGGGCCGGCAGTACTTCCAGATCGCGCCCTGGCTGCTGTTCTTCCCCGGCATCGCTCTGGTCCTCACCGTGCTGGCGTTCAACCTGGCCGGCGACTGGTTGCGCGACCTGCTGGACCCCCACTCCCAGGAACGGCGGTAG
- a CDS encoding TldD/PmbA family protein, translating to MTAHDWGSLADDAAATVLIDSALSVADGAAEFADVRLIEGEELRLYSQLGADPDERREHTMGIGVRVLVDGTWGFAARPVQDARDAETAARQALATARASIGTSAPVHLAPMAAASGRYETEVAIDPFAVDASVRQALLDEVLANATRPAEVVAAQAGVNAKRQHRHVGNSEGSRQHQHFLETGAGLLANAVGHGDVQRRSYPNSFHGNTAAAGWEYIATLDLANQAIRVGEEAVALLTAPMAPAGNADVVIGAQQVSLQIHESSGHALELDRILGDEANYAGTSFLSVEDIGSRRYGSDAVTITSDPTIPGTRGSFAFDDEGTPARRTRLIDRGILAATLSNRDAAGRSGQQLTGAARSDGWAYLPVCFATHVYLEPGQGSLDELLERMGDGYYIDDNRSWSIDNRRWNFQFGTEVAYEVRAGKRGRLLKNFSYGGITPEFWGSVEAVAGPEELRIFGYPCGKGEPKQWGFLSHAAAPMLVRNLRIGVA from the coding sequence GTGACGGCGCACGACTGGGGCTCGCTCGCCGACGACGCCGCGGCCACCGTCCTCATCGACTCCGCGCTGTCCGTCGCCGACGGCGCCGCCGAGTTCGCGGACGTCCGGCTGATCGAGGGCGAGGAGCTGCGGCTGTACAGCCAGCTCGGCGCCGACCCCGACGAGCGTCGCGAGCACACCATGGGCATCGGGGTGCGCGTCCTGGTCGACGGCACCTGGGGTTTCGCGGCCCGTCCGGTCCAGGACGCCCGGGACGCGGAGACCGCCGCCCGGCAGGCCCTGGCCACCGCCCGGGCCAGCATCGGGACCAGCGCCCCGGTCCACCTGGCGCCGATGGCGGCGGCCAGCGGCCGGTACGAGACGGAGGTGGCGATCGATCCGTTCGCCGTCGACGCCTCGGTGCGCCAGGCCCTCCTCGACGAGGTGCTGGCCAACGCCACCCGGCCCGCCGAGGTGGTGGCCGCCCAGGCCGGTGTCAACGCCAAGCGCCAGCACCGGCATGTGGGCAACAGCGAAGGCTCCCGCCAGCACCAGCACTTCCTGGAGACCGGCGCGGGCCTGCTGGCCAACGCCGTCGGGCACGGCGACGTGCAGCGACGCTCGTACCCGAACTCGTTCCACGGCAACACCGCCGCAGCGGGCTGGGAGTACATCGCCACGCTGGACCTGGCGAACCAGGCGATCCGGGTGGGGGAGGAGGCGGTGGCTCTGCTCACCGCGCCGATGGCCCCGGCCGGGAACGCCGACGTGGTGATCGGCGCGCAGCAGGTGTCGCTGCAGATCCACGAGTCCTCCGGGCACGCGCTGGAGCTGGACCGCATCCTCGGCGACGAGGCGAACTACGCGGGCACGTCGTTCCTGTCGGTCGAGGACATCGGGTCTCGGCGGTACGGCTCGGACGCCGTCACCATCACCTCCGACCCGACGATCCCGGGCACCCGGGGCAGCTTCGCGTTCGACGACGAGGGCACCCCGGCCCGGCGCACCCGGCTCATCGACCGGGGGATTCTGGCCGCGACGCTGTCCAACCGGGACGCCGCCGGTCGCAGCGGTCAGCAGCTCACGGGTGCCGCCCGGTCCGACGGCTGGGCCTACCTGCCGGTCTGCTTCGCCACCCACGTCTACCTGGAACCGGGACAGGGCTCGCTCGACGAGCTGCTGGAGCGGATGGGCGACGGGTACTACATCGACGACAACCGCAGCTGGTCGATCGACAACCGGCGCTGGAACTTCCAGTTCGGCACCGAGGTCGCCTACGAGGTGCGGGCCGGCAAGCGCGGCCGGCTGCTCAAGAACTTCTCCTACGGCGGCATCACCCCCGAGTTCTGGGGTTCGGTCGAAGCCGTCGCCGGCCCCGAGGAGCTCCGCATCTTCGGCTACCCCTGCGGCAAGGGCGAACCCAAGCAGTGGGGATTCCTCAGCCATGCCGCCGCACCGATGCTGGTGCGCAACCTCCGGATCGGAGTCGCCTGA
- a CDS encoding ABC transporter permease: MLRYLFRRLPQTLIVLFGVVTLAFLMTHVVPGDPARLIAGPNASAETVASIHRQLGLDQPVLTQYWNYLIGLLHGDLGTSFALQNKSVSGQILQALPVSAMLAIGGVFWEVILGVPTGIIAAYRPKSVLDRITTFVSLIGLSAPPFWLGLLLLYALAYKTSVFPLTGWGPPYITYLILPTLTLGIGGAAWYARLTRASMIDVLASPYVQMARAKGMPERTVVLRHSLRNVLTPLITMLGLDLGYFLGGVVVIESIFGLPGVGKLTFDAIGSLDIPMITGAVLFAAVFIVGMNLLVDLAYALIDPRVRR, encoded by the coding sequence ATGCTGCGCTACCTGTTCCGGCGGCTGCCACAGACCCTGATCGTGCTGTTCGGTGTGGTCACCCTGGCCTTCCTGATGACCCACGTCGTCCCCGGCGACCCGGCCCGGCTCATCGCCGGGCCCAATGCCTCGGCCGAGACGGTCGCATCCATCCACCGTCAGCTCGGTCTGGACCAGCCCGTGCTCACCCAGTACTGGAACTACCTGATCGGGCTGCTGCACGGCGATCTCGGCACCTCGTTCGCGTTGCAGAACAAGTCGGTGTCCGGGCAGATCCTGCAGGCCCTCCCGGTCAGCGCCATGCTCGCGATCGGCGGCGTGTTCTGGGAGGTGATCCTCGGTGTCCCCACCGGGATCATCGCCGCGTACCGGCCGAAGAGCGTGCTCGACCGGATCACCACGTTCGTCTCGCTCATCGGGCTGTCCGCGCCGCCGTTCTGGCTCGGGCTGCTGCTGCTCTACGCCCTGGCCTACAAGACGTCGGTGTTCCCGCTCACCGGGTGGGGCCCGCCGTACATCACCTACCTGATCCTGCCGACCCTCACCCTCGGCATCGGCGGGGCCGCCTGGTACGCCCGGCTCACCCGCGCGTCGATGATCGACGTGCTGGCCAGCCCGTACGTGCAGATGGCCCGGGCCAAGGGCATGCCGGAGCGGACGGTGGTGCTGCGGCACAGCCTGCGCAACGTGCTGACCCCGCTGATCACCATGCTCGGCCTGGATCTCGGCTACTTCCTCGGTGGCGTCGTCGTCATCGAGTCCATCTTCGGGCTGCCCGGCGTCGGCAAGCTGACGTTCGACGCCATCGGCAGCCTGGACATCCCGATGATCACCGGCGCCGTGCTGTTCGCCGCCGTCTTCATCGTCGGGATGAACCTCCTGGTCGACCTGGCCTACGCCCTCATCGACCCCCGGGTGCGGCGCTGA